One Balneolaceae bacterium genomic window carries:
- a CDS encoding ATP-binding protein — MEITNELSVSAEQIASLEMHSVINILSVISGQLQLIQMETDHDDLFNPPVEKCKTLAAACSSKEKKVLTLESIRELRKSVFSALDELENRNSVLNDGSSVSEHRENLVNIFNVFDVRMMEILHRWESPGAWEAFNVNSFIGDFKKFFYAMEKNSNGRYKIIYNIADQEEKDYLVHFAINSDGNKNRIYLPLMLKDVIRDLIANARKYTPPGGELNIGISQKNNLFKFVIEDNGMGIPEDEITKVVEYGTRGSNVKDKVRTMGGGFGLTKAYFVVKELDGRMWIESELNQGTKITIEIPIPNQVYQKYD; from the coding sequence TTGGAAATTACAAACGAACTATCAGTTTCGGCAGAGCAAATTGCCAGTCTCGAAATGCACTCTGTTATCAATATCCTGTCCGTTATTTCAGGACAACTGCAACTCATTCAAATGGAAACAGATCATGATGACCTGTTCAATCCTCCTGTAGAAAAATGTAAAACGCTCGCTGCTGCATGTTCTTCCAAAGAAAAAAAAGTTTTAACACTCGAATCGATCAGGGAGTTGAGAAAATCTGTGTTTTCGGCGTTGGATGAATTGGAAAATCGTAACTCAGTTCTCAACGACGGCTCCTCTGTATCTGAACACCGGGAAAACCTGGTCAATATTTTTAATGTCTTTGATGTAAGAATGATGGAAATTCTGCACAGGTGGGAGAGTCCGGGAGCCTGGGAAGCATTTAATGTGAACAGCTTCATCGGCGATTTCAAGAAATTTTTCTATGCGATGGAGAAAAACAGTAATGGCAGGTATAAAATCATCTACAATATCGCGGATCAGGAAGAGAAGGATTACCTGGTCCATTTTGCCATCAACAGCGATGGGAATAAAAACAGGATCTATCTTCCCCTGATGCTCAAGGATGTGATTCGCGACCTGATTGCAAATGCCAGGAAATACACACCACCCGGCGGAGAACTCAATATCGGCATCTCTCAAAAAAATAATCTGTTTAAATTCGTTATTGAAGATAATGGAATGGGTATTCCTGAAGATGAGATCACAAAAGTCGTAGAATATGGTACTCGGGGAAGTAACGTAAAAGATAAGGTTCGTACCATGGGCGGTGGCTTTGGACTTACAAAAGCCTATTTTGTAGTTAAAGAACTGGATGGCAGAATGTGGATTGAAT
- a CDS encoding ATP-binding protein, translated as MNREIPRTVTITEHLHKGKVLIIYGARQVGKTTLVKSFLKKSDLKYQFYTGDDLSFSSDFAKCELQLIEQLVSGIDLLVIDEAQKIKNVGTALKLVVDHFPDKYVIVTGSSSFDLANSTEEPLTGRKNVITLYPISLKELSQSTTPYELDKQIEKHLIYGSYPEVVTLNDNGAKKDRITEIKNSYLIKDILEFQRLKRPNVILNLLKLLAFQVGNQVSTVELGKQLGLDKKTVQRYLDLLEKSFVLISLGGFSRNLRKEVSKMKMYYFMDLGVRNAMIANFNPLNLRNDVGQLWENFMLIERMKRNAFERQHTNYYYWRTYDQKEIDLIEESGGKLKGFEFKWNPNHKVKSPKEWLETYNNAEFEVISQKNYQNFVLE; from the coding sequence ATGAACCGCGAAATACCACGAACAGTCACTATTACAGAACATCTTCACAAAGGAAAAGTGTTGATCATATATGGCGCACGTCAGGTAGGAAAAACCACCCTCGTGAAGTCTTTTCTGAAAAAGTCTGATCTCAAGTATCAGTTCTATACTGGGGATGACCTTTCATTTTCTTCGGATTTTGCCAAGTGCGAACTGCAGTTGATTGAACAATTAGTGTCGGGAATTGATCTTTTAGTTATTGATGAAGCGCAAAAAATTAAAAATGTTGGAACAGCTCTGAAACTTGTAGTGGATCATTTTCCCGATAAATATGTGATTGTCACCGGTTCCTCATCGTTCGATCTTGCCAATTCAACGGAAGAACCACTGACCGGCAGAAAAAACGTGATCACATTATATCCAATAAGTTTAAAAGAGCTCAGTCAGTCCACCACACCCTACGAATTGGATAAACAGATTGAAAAACATCTTATTTACGGCTCCTACCCGGAAGTCGTGACATTAAATGATAACGGGGCGAAAAAAGACCGAATTACAGAAATAAAGAATTCATATCTGATCAAAGATATACTGGAATTTCAACGGTTGAAACGTCCGAACGTAATTCTTAATCTTTTAAAATTACTCGCTTTTCAAGTTGGCAATCAGGTATCTACGGTAGAGCTTGGAAAACAGCTTGGACTCGATAAAAAAACTGTACAACGATATCTGGATTTATTGGAAAAATCATTTGTCTTGATCTCCCTTGGGGGGTTCTCCAGAAATCTCAGAAAGGAGGTTTCAAAAATGAAGATGTACTACTTCATGGATTTGGGCGTTCGAAATGCGATGATTGCAAATTTCAATCCCTTAAATCTCAGAAACGATGTGGGGCAGCTTTGGGAAAACTTTATGCTGATCGAACGAATGAAACGGAATGCTTTTGAACGTCAACATACCAATTATTACTATTGGCGAACGTATGATCAGAAAGAGATCGATCTGATTGAGGAAAGCGGTGGTAAACTAAAAGGATTTGAATTCAAATGGAATCCCAACCACAAAGTCAAATCACCAAAAGAATGGCTGGAGACTTATAACAATGCCGAATTTGAGGTGATTTCTCAAAAAAACTATCAAAATTTTGTTCTTGAATAG
- a CDS encoding copper-translocating P-type ATPase: protein MMTLIGLAISIAYLYSTAVVFGFEGDLLYWELSTLVGIMLLGHWIEMRSVMSASSALEELAELLPGEAHRVNEDGSTEDVPVDELKKGDKVLIKPGEKIPADGNVVKGESSVNEAMLTGESKPVNKTKDDEVIGGSVNEKGSLTIEISKTGDDSFLSQVMNLVEEAQQSKSRTQDLANRAAFWLTLVAITAGLITFGAWIFFTGQSFDFAMNRTVAVMVITCPHALGLAIPLVVSMSTSIAASNGFLIRERAAFEQARNLDAVIFDKTGTLTEGTFSVTDILNFDSEFSDEEILKYAASLESNSEHPLAKGILEKADEIWEPDEFDSITGKGIQGKVNGKSVKVVSPGYVKEQEMDYPEENVEEISSQGKTVVFVIIEDILVGAIALGDEIRESSKNAIKALHDMGIECIMLTGDNQQTADYVAKELGIDQVFAEVLPDEKADKVKEVQDQGKLVAMTGDGVNDAPALAQADVGIAIGAGSDVAVETGDIVLVKSNPQDVTALIKLSKATYRKMVQNLWWASGYNIGAIPLAAGALYAWGIILSPAVGAILMSLSTVIVAVNARYLRIE from the coding sequence ATGATGACACTCATCGGGCTGGCTATTTCCATTGCTTACCTCTACAGTACAGCGGTTGTTTTTGGATTTGAGGGCGATCTGCTCTACTGGGAGCTTTCAACCCTGGTAGGCATCATGCTGCTTGGGCACTGGATCGAAATGCGTTCGGTGATGAGTGCTTCTTCAGCCCTGGAAGAACTTGCAGAACTGCTGCCCGGTGAAGCTCATCGTGTGAATGAGGATGGTTCAACCGAAGATGTTCCTGTTGATGAACTCAAAAAGGGCGATAAGGTCCTCATCAAACCGGGAGAAAAAATACCGGCGGACGGAAATGTCGTTAAAGGAGAGTCGAGTGTAAATGAAGCGATGCTGACCGGGGAGTCCAAACCCGTGAATAAAACCAAAGATGATGAAGTCATTGGCGGTTCAGTGAATGAAAAAGGCTCCCTGACCATTGAAATTTCCAAGACGGGCGACGATTCATTTCTGTCTCAGGTAATGAACCTGGTGGAAGAGGCTCAGCAAAGTAAGTCGAGAACGCAGGACCTGGCAAACCGCGCGGCTTTTTGGCTGACCCTTGTGGCCATCACTGCCGGACTCATCACCTTTGGAGCATGGATCTTCTTCACCGGGCAATCCTTCGATTTTGCAATGAATCGCACGGTTGCGGTGATGGTCATTACCTGTCCGCATGCGCTGGGTCTTGCCATTCCTCTTGTGGTGTCCATGTCTACCAGTATTGCCGCTTCCAACGGTTTCCTGATCCGCGAGCGGGCCGCATTTGAACAAGCCCGAAATCTCGATGCCGTTATCTTCGACAAAACCGGAACCCTGACGGAAGGGACGTTTAGCGTGACAGATATCCTGAATTTTGATTCTGAATTTTCCGACGAAGAAATACTGAAATACGCAGCATCACTTGAATCCAATTCCGAACATCCGCTTGCAAAAGGAATCCTCGAAAAAGCGGACGAAATCTGGGAACCTGACGAATTCGATTCCATTACCGGCAAAGGCATTCAGGGTAAAGTGAATGGAAAATCGGTGAAAGTGGTGAGTCCCGGCTATGTGAAAGAACAAGAAATGGATTACCCGGAAGAGAATGTTGAGGAAATTTCATCGCAAGGGAAAACCGTGGTTTTTGTAATTATTGAGGACATATTGGTTGGTGCGATTGCGTTGGGAGATGAAATCCGGGAATCATCCAAAAATGCTATCAAAGCTCTGCACGATATGGGAATTGAGTGCATTATGCTGACCGGCGACAACCAGCAAACGGCCGATTATGTAGCCAAAGAGCTGGGCATCGACCAGGTATTTGCCGAAGTACTGCCCGATGAAAAAGCCGATAAAGTGAAAGAGGTTCAAGATCAAGGCAAGCTCGTGGCCATGACCGGTGACGGCGTAAATGACGCACCTGCCCTGGCCCAGGCAGATGTAGGGATTGCCATCGGCGCCGGATCGGATGTAGCCGTGGAAACCGGGGATATTGTGCTGGTGAAAAGCAATCCCCAGGATGTCACCGCATTGATTAAACTGTCTAAGGCCACCTACCGGAAAATGGTTCAAAATCTCTGGTGGGCATCCGGGTACAACATCGGGGCGATACCGCTGGCCGCCGGTGCATTGTATGCCTGGGGCATCATTTTAAGTCCCGCTGTTGGCGCTATTTTGATGTCGCTTAGTACAGTAATTGTGGCTGTGAATGCAAGGTATCTGAGGATTGAGTGA
- a CDS encoding P-II family nitrogen regulator, with protein sequence MKLVKAYIRPILLEDVYKELRSNGHCCITVFRGEGAGQYTDPEHAHGSLNFPAMHSKVVKIEIATVDEDVPSIINIIQDTASTGSRGDGIIFVMPIGEMVRIRDGERGAKVIN encoded by the coding sequence ATGAAATTGGTTAAAGCTTATATCCGACCCATTTTACTGGAGGATGTGTATAAAGAATTGCGTTCAAATGGACATTGTTGCATTACAGTGTTCCGGGGAGAAGGAGCGGGGCAATATACAGATCCTGAACATGCTCACGGCTCTCTGAACTTTCCTGCTATGCATTCGAAGGTAGTTAAAATTGAAATTGCCACAGTAGATGAAGATGTGCCTTCGATTATTAACATCATTCAGGATACTGCATCCACGGGATCACGGGGAGACGGGATTATTTTTGTGATGCCCATTGGAGAGATGGTCAGAATTCGGGATGGTGAACGTGGGGCGAAAGTAATTAACTGA
- a CDS encoding heavy-metal-associated domain-containing protein yields the protein MSTQELSTKQTTVTIGGMGCTGCAKTIKEALESKEGITSATVDFENETALISYDSNSVSTHDFKRVIEEAGYEFKGIQ from the coding sequence ATGAGCACGCAAGAACTATCAACCAAACAAACAACCGTAACTATTGGCGGAATGGGATGTACAGGTTGTGCCAAAACCATAAAAGAAGCTCTTGAAAGCAAAGAAGGCATAACATCAGCAACCGTTGATTTCGAAAATGAAACGGCTTTGATATCCTATGATTCGAATTCTGTTTCTACTCATGATTTTAAGCGGGTAATCGAAGAAGCCGGTTATGAGTTTAAAGGTATCCAATAA
- a CDS encoding DUF3347 domain-containing protein, which yields MKTLTLSAIILFVLSTFSFAQDSTHQHTEHLDAMVSSYLEIKNALVNDDFEQAQSALQAFADEVINSKEMNHHPEHSEMHKTHHNKMTSAINSALESENISQLRNSFDDISDHLTTALKNQGYKEELYVQYCPMADNGNGAKWISKNEKIENPYYGAKMHSCGETMKAL from the coding sequence ATGAAGACACTAACATTATCAGCTATCATCTTATTTGTACTCTCAACATTCTCATTTGCACAGGATTCGACTCATCAACACACAGAGCATCTTGATGCAATGGTTTCATCCTATCTTGAAATAAAAAACGCTCTTGTAAACGACGATTTTGAGCAGGCCCAATCTGCACTTCAAGCATTCGCGGATGAAGTGATAAACAGCAAGGAGATGAATCATCATCCGGAACATTCCGAAATGCATAAAACACACCATAATAAAATGACTTCAGCAATCAATTCTGCATTAGAATCTGAAAATATCAGTCAGCTGCGAAACTCATTTGATGACATATCGGACCATTTAACCACAGCTTTGAAGAATCAGGGTTATAAGGAAGAGTTGTATGTACAATATTGTCCGATGGCTGATAATGGCAATGGCGCTAAATGGATTAGCAAAAATGAAAAGATCGAAAATCCATATTACGGAGCCAAAATGCACAGCTGCGGAGAAACAATGAAAGCACTGTAA
- a CDS encoding DUF3347 domain-containing protein, translating to MCTYKLSDSDRPSFEAREVVLGTRAGNQYVVESGLSEGEQVVTHGTFKIDSAAQLSDKLSMMNREPGTGANQTGHEGHTMPVESSGQEQSMNTIQQEMDVIPTEFQNQLKEVLADYLEIKNALFESKPDAASTAAQSLNTSLQNVEMSLLTGEVHIQWMDMLETIRNNNQAIANSDEIEQQRSAFIGLSMSLTESVRTFQVPGVVFEQFCPMANDGEGATWLSDSEQVQNPYYGDQMHNCGETVERIEF from the coding sequence TTGTGTACGTACAAGTTATCTGATTCTGACCGGCCCTCTTTTGAAGCGCGGGAAGTCGTTCTGGGAACTCGTGCCGGAAATCAATATGTGGTTGAATCCGGTCTTTCTGAAGGCGAGCAGGTCGTAACTCACGGAACATTCAAGATCGACAGTGCTGCTCAGCTCTCAGATAAACTCAGCATGATGAACCGCGAGCCGGGAACCGGTGCAAACCAAACCGGGCATGAAGGACACACCATGCCGGTGGAATCATCGGGACAGGAGCAGTCTATGAATACAATTCAACAGGAAATGGATGTAATACCAACCGAATTTCAAAATCAACTAAAAGAGGTTTTGGCTGACTACCTGGAGATCAAAAATGCACTTTTTGAATCCAAACCCGATGCAGCCTCAACAGCCGCACAGAGTCTGAATACATCTCTACAAAATGTAGAAATGAGTTTGCTTACCGGTGAGGTGCACATTCAATGGATGGACATGCTTGAAACCATTCGAAACAATAATCAAGCCATTGCCAATAGTGATGAAATTGAACAGCAACGATCTGCATTTATCGGGCTCTCAATGTCTCTCACAGAATCTGTCAGGACATTCCAGGTGCCGGGAGTGGTATTTGAACAGTTCTGTCCCATGGCCAATGACGGAGAAGGCGCGACCTGGCTCAGCGATAGCGAACAGGTTCAAAATCCCTACTACGGCGATCAAATGCACAACTGCGGAGAAACCGTTGAACGAATTGAATTTTAA